From one Bacteroides fragilis NCTC 9343 genomic stretch:
- the mnmA gene encoding tRNA 2-thiouridine(34) synthase MnmA, which produces MEKNKRVLLGMSGGTDSSVAAMLLLEAGYEVTGVTFRFYEFNGSTEYLEDARALAARLGIGHITYDARKVFQEQIIDYFIDEYMSGHTPVPCTLCNNQLKWPLLAKIADEMGIFYLATGHYVRKQWIDGNYYIAPAEDVDKDQSFFLWGLRQEILQRMLLPMGGMTKSEARAYAAGRGFEKVSKKKDSIGVCFCPLDYRSFLKKCLCDESGDKNRNIYRKVERGRFLDESGNFIAWHEGYPFYTIGQRRGLGIQLNRAVFVKEIHPETNEVVLASLKSLEKSEMWLKDWNIVDESRLLGCDDVIVKIRYRKQENHCSVTITPEGLLHIRLHEPLSAIAEGQAAAFYKDGLLLGGGIITMTDQR; this is translated from the coding sequence ATGGAAAAAAACAAACGAGTCTTGTTGGGAATGAGTGGCGGTACAGACAGTTCTGTGGCTGCTATGTTATTGCTTGAAGCCGGTTATGAAGTAACAGGGGTTACTTTTCGTTTTTATGAGTTCAACGGTTCTACTGAATATTTGGAGGATGCCCGTGCGTTAGCTGCTCGTTTGGGTATCGGTCATATTACGTATGACGCTCGCAAAGTTTTTCAAGAACAGATTATAGATTACTTCATTGATGAATATATGTCCGGTCATACTCCGGTTCCCTGTACTCTTTGCAATAATCAGTTGAAATGGCCCTTGTTAGCAAAAATCGCCGATGAAATGGGCATTTTTTATTTGGCTACGGGACATTACGTGAGAAAACAGTGGATAGATGGGAATTATTATATTGCACCTGCTGAAGATGTGGATAAGGATCAGTCCTTTTTCCTGTGGGGGTTAAGGCAAGAGATTCTGCAACGTATGTTACTCCCGATGGGTGGAATGACTAAGTCTGAAGCACGTGCTTATGCCGCCGGGAGGGGATTTGAAAAGGTCTCGAAAAAGAAAGATAGTATCGGTGTTTGTTTTTGTCCGCTCGATTATCGTAGCTTTCTGAAGAAATGTCTTTGTGATGAGTCCGGAGATAAGAACCGTAACATATACAGAAAAGTAGAGAGAGGACGATTCCTCGATGAAAGCGGCAATTTTATAGCTTGGCACGAGGGATATCCTTTTTATACGATTGGCCAACGTAGAGGATTGGGCATTCAGTTGAATCGTGCTGTTTTCGTAAAAGAAATCCATCCGGAAACGAATGAAGTGGTATTGGCATCCTTGAAATCACTTGAGAAATCAGAAATGTGGCTGAAAGATTGGAACATAGTGGATGAATCTCGTCTGTTGGGCTGTGATGATGTCATAGTGAAAATACGGTATCGGAAACAAGAAAACCATTGTTCGGTTACAATCACTCCTGAAGGGTTGCTACACATACGATTGCACGAACCTTTATCTGCTATTGCAGAAGGACAAGCTGCCGCTTTTTACAAAGACGGTTTGTTGTTGGGAGGAGGGATCATAACGATGACCGATCAACGATGA
- a CDS encoding GH3 auxin-responsive promoter family protein, whose product MNITKIISKVFDSRLKAIDLYDTQAGEIQHRVLTRLVKQAENTEWGKKYDYKSIRNYEDFKNRLPIQTYEEVKPYVERLRAGEQNLLWPSEIRWFAKSSGTTNDKSKFLPVSKEALEDIHYRGGKDAAAIYFRMNPESRFFSGKGLILGGSHSPNLNSNHSLVGDLSAILIQNVSPLINLIRVPSKQIALMDEWEAKIEAIANSTIPVDVTNLSGVPSWMLVLIKRILEKTGKQTLEEVWPNLEVFFHGGVAFTPYREQYRQVIHSSKMHYVETYNASEGYFGTQNDLSDPSMLLMIDYGVFYEFIPLEDVEKENPRTYCLEEVELNKNYAMVISTSCGLWRYMIGDTVKFTRKNPYKFVITGRTKHFINAFGEELIVDNAEKGLAKACAETGAQVSEYSAAPVFMDANAKCRHQWLIEFAKMPDSIEKFAMILDATLKEVNSDYEAKRWKDIALQPLEVIVARKGLFHDWLAKKGKLGGQHKVPRLSNTRDYIEEMIALNER is encoded by the coding sequence TAAGCAAAGTTTTTGATTCCCGTTTAAAAGCAATAGATCTTTACGATACACAAGCCGGAGAAATACAACACCGGGTATTGACTCGTCTGGTGAAACAAGCAGAAAATACCGAATGGGGAAAGAAGTACGATTATAAATCTATCCGCAATTACGAAGACTTTAAAAATCGCCTCCCCATACAAACCTACGAAGAAGTTAAACCTTATGTAGAGCGTCTCCGCGCGGGCGAACAAAACTTGTTGTGGCCTTCGGAGATACGCTGGTTTGCCAAATCTTCGGGTACAACAAACGATAAGAGTAAATTCCTCCCGGTCAGCAAGGAAGCCTTGGAGGATATTCATTACCGGGGCGGAAAAGATGCAGCTGCAATCTACTTTCGCATGAACCCCGAAAGTCGTTTCTTTTCCGGTAAAGGATTAATTCTGGGAGGTAGCCACAGCCCGAACCTCAACTCCAACCACAGCCTGGTGGGCGACCTTTCGGCCATATTGATTCAAAATGTCAGTCCACTGATCAACCTGATACGCGTGCCAAGCAAACAAATCGCGTTAATGGACGAATGGGAGGCTAAGATTGAAGCTATCGCCAACAGTACCATACCGGTGGATGTGACCAACCTTTCCGGTGTTCCTTCCTGGATGCTGGTACTCATCAAGCGTATCCTTGAGAAAACAGGCAAACAAACCTTAGAAGAGGTATGGCCCAATCTGGAAGTATTTTTCCACGGCGGTGTGGCTTTTACCCCCTACCGCGAACAATACAGACAAGTCATTCATTCTTCTAAAATGCATTATGTCGAAACTTATAATGCATCGGAAGGCTATTTCGGCACACAGAATGACCTTTCCGACCCGTCTATGCTATTGATGATCGACTATGGTGTTTTCTACGAGTTTATTCCTTTGGAGGATGTAGAAAAAGAAAATCCCCGTACTTATTGCCTGGAAGAAGTAGAATTAAATAAGAACTATGCAATGGTGATTTCCACCTCTTGTGGATTATGGCGCTATATGATTGGGGATACAGTAAAATTCACCCGAAAGAATCCGTATAAATTCGTCATTACCGGACGTACCAAGCACTTCATCAACGCATTCGGCGAAGAGCTAATCGTAGATAATGCCGAGAAAGGACTTGCCAAAGCCTGCGCCGAAACAGGAGCTCAGGTCAGCGAATATTCTGCTGCTCCCGTATTTATGGATGCAAATGCCAAATGCCGTCATCAATGGCTTATTGAATTTGCCAAAATGCCCGATTCCATCGAGAAATTCGCAATGATACTGGATGCTACCCTGAAAGAGGTCAATTCGGATTATGAAGCAAAACGATGGAAAGATATTGCTCTCCAGCCATTAGAAGTAATTGTAGCACGCAAGGGCCTCTTTCATGACTGGCTTGCGAAGAAAGGAAAATTAGGCGGTCAGCATAAAGTTCCAAGACTAAGCAATACAAGAGATTATATTGAAGAAATGATTGCTTTGAATGAACGGTGA